The following coding sequences lie in one Hyphobacterium sp. CCMP332 genomic window:
- a CDS encoding short-chain fatty acyl-CoA regulator family protein, producing MDLQNEKIFAGARLRRLRRERSLTQADAADMLGLSPSYLNLLERNQRPLTARVLLAVAAAFDIDVRSLAEGSDRQLVTDLEAAAADPALAALELDRTELTDLAETQPRAAEALTKLHQAYRNASESSADLAAQLEGGERAGRMNETEAVRNALDQRHNFFPALEDAAERFGSRLKLHVDNRSTVLEERLKAEHGIVVRTFEDDIMGRARQRLDFHTRRLMLSDRLSANARPMQMATTLALLEHADVLDAEVAAAGFETKIEEALYRNGLARYFAGAVLAPYEAFLTLAEKSRYDIDRLQRRFGLSFETACHRLTTLHDPRQPGIPFFMVRMDPAGNVSKRFGGGVLPFARSGGSCPKWTLSEAFRAPEKLLTQRFALPDNSEYLSIARAVSRPGSAQELPVMHVIAVGCEWGRAEETIYADALSRTPPTPVGLTCRLCEREACAHRAFPSMQREMNINPWRQAAGPYASDEHI from the coding sequence ATGGATTTGCAAAACGAGAAAATCTTCGCCGGCGCACGGCTGCGCCGATTGCGACGCGAGCGCAGTCTGACGCAAGCCGATGCGGCAGACATGCTGGGCCTGTCGCCCAGCTATCTCAATCTTCTCGAGCGCAATCAGCGCCCGCTGACCGCGCGCGTGCTGCTCGCTGTGGCGGCGGCGTTCGACATCGATGTCCGCAGTCTGGCCGAGGGGTCTGACCGGCAGTTGGTGACGGATCTGGAAGCCGCGGCTGCCGACCCGGCGCTTGCCGCGCTGGAACTCGACCGGACCGAGCTGACCGACCTGGCCGAAACCCAGCCGCGCGCAGCGGAGGCACTCACAAAGCTGCATCAGGCCTATCGTAATGCGTCGGAATCATCCGCCGACCTCGCGGCCCAGCTGGAGGGCGGCGAACGGGCCGGCCGCATGAATGAAACAGAAGCGGTGCGCAATGCGCTCGACCAGCGGCATAATTTTTTCCCGGCTCTCGAAGATGCCGCCGAACGCTTCGGCAGTCGTCTGAAGCTGCATGTCGATAATCGCTCGACGGTTCTGGAGGAGCGCCTGAAAGCGGAGCACGGGATTGTGGTGCGGACCTTTGAAGACGACATCATGGGTAGGGCACGCCAGCGGCTGGACTTTCATACCCGCCGCCTGATGTTGTCGGACCGCCTGTCTGCGAATGCCCGCCCCATGCAGATGGCCACCACGCTGGCTTTGCTGGAACACGCCGATGTTCTGGATGCCGAAGTCGCGGCGGCCGGGTTTGAAACAAAAATCGAGGAAGCGCTCTACCGGAACGGGCTGGCCCGCTATTTCGCTGGAGCGGTGCTGGCACCCTATGAGGCGTTTCTGACACTGGCGGAGAAGAGCCGATACGATATCGACCGCTTGCAAAGACGCTTTGGTCTGAGCTTTGAAACGGCCTGTCACCGTTTGACGACGCTGCATGATCCCAGGCAGCCCGGCATCCCTTTTTTCATGGTGCGCATGGATCCGGCAGGCAATGTCTCCAAACGCTTTGGCGGCGGCGTGCTCCCCTTTGCACGCTCGGGCGGCTCCTGCCCGAAATGGACCTTGTCCGAGGCGTTCCGCGCGCCGGAAAAACTGCTCACCCAGCGCTTCGCCCTGCCGGACAATTCCGAATACCTGTCCATCGCCCGCGCTGTCTCCCGGCCGGGAAGCGCGCAGGAATTGCCCGTCATGCATGTGATTGCGGTCGGCTGCGAATGGGGACGGGCCGAAGAAACGATATATGCCGATGCGCTGTCGCGGACACCCCCGACGCCGGTCGGCCTGACCTGCCGATTGTGCGAGCGGGAGGCCTGCGCGCACCGGGCTTTTCCCTCCATGCAGCGGGAAATGAATATCAATCCCTGGCGGCAGGCGGCGGGACCCTATGCCAGCGATGAACACATTTAG